The DNA region gggatcacAGAAGCCATCCAGTCTAAACTGCATCTGAAGAATTCCCTTTACATCATACCCAACAAGAAGCCAATTAGCCTTTTTCTTGAATACCTCCAATAAATACTTGTGAATTGGGTGGTCTTATCATTCTCTCTGCTTTTCTAGATGACAATACCCTGGCAAAATGAGTCAATGTGTTTATTGTTGTTTTacagttgtgtctaattcttcatgacctatGGATTATATAGCATGCTAGGTCCTTATATTCTCCACTATTTCTCAAAGTCTaaccaagttcatgtttgtttttccaatgataccatctatctatctcatcctctgccatcccactttccttttaccttcagtctttccaggatcttttccaatgaatcccatCTCCTTGTTACGTggctaaagtatttaagcttccccttcagtatttgatcttccaatgaatagcctgaattaatttctttaagtattgactgatttgatctcctttctgtccaagggactctcaaaagtcttttccagcaccacaattcaaacgTGCCAATTCTGTAGTGCTTAACTTTCCTTACAATCCAGCTCTTACAGCCATAgactgctactggaaaaaccatagctttgactctaCAGGCCTTTTCCAGCAATgtaatgtctctgctttttagcacgctgtccagatttgccatagctttccttccaaggagcaagcatcttttaatttcacaaCTATAGTCatcatctgcagtgatctttgagttcaagaatataaaatctgacactgcttccatgcCTTCTCaatctatttgccaggaagtgtaGGTTTTTTGATGCTAAGTTTCAAGTCAGCTTTTACACttttctctttcaccctcatcaaaaggcttcttcattcctcttcactttctgccatcagagtgatatCATCTGCATGTCTGGggttgttgatatttctcctgacaaccttaattccagcttttgagtTATCCATCCtagcatttcacatgatgtactctgcatataatagggtgacaatatacagccttgtcatactccttttccaatcttaaaccaatccaTTGTTCCATTTggggttctaactgttgcttcttggcctacaTACAGGAGACAAGCAAAATGATCtggtattcccatctctttgaggacttgccacattttgttgtgatctacaCAGTCAGCCTGGTCTGGACATAGAGTGGGAATGAGGTGAAGTCTTGGATCCTGGAAAGATAaggcaaaatgggaataacagcacctacctaaaAAATGAGATTATTTGTAGTCAATGAGGcaaaagtagatgtttttctggaactcgtttgctttctccataatttagcaaatgttggcaatttagtctctagttcctttgcctcATATTAGAGTATCTGTAGAATGGAGGTCACCTAAATCTCTTATACCCATTGCTCCATACTTCCTAAAGTTTTCCaatcttctcatctttttattgtaattGGTAATTTAAAatacctgggcagctaggtgccatagtggttagagtaccagtctagagttaggaagactcatcttcctgagttcaaatctggcctcagatatttactagctatgtgaccctgagcaagtcacttaaccctgtttgcctcagtttcctggagaataaaatggcaaaccattccagtatctttgtcaagaaaatccaaaatggggtcacaaagagttggacacaactgaaatgaccaaacaacaaattttaaaataatactgttGTTTAGTATATGGATTAATATTGTGGTTCACAGGGAGACAAGAATAGATATTTCTAGCATCtcctcccacccttctccaaggaagactttgATTCCTTTTAGTTAGGAAAgaaataggttggagccagaggttggctgctctgctttcctcagagagagAGGGTCCCAGGCTAGAATTATGTCTACCTGTTCTCTTAAACATTGTTAGTCTACAGGAAATagtttttaggttcaagctacaGTCCTGATTGCTATTCCTTAATGGAAAAGGCTATATATCCAAgtcttgactcccttcccaccatatgccagttccacaatgaagaTACACAGAGAATAgcaaataaactcatttataCAAGTTGATAGCAAAAACATAAGTCAGAGAAAGTGTACACAGGACAAATAAAAGGGAGTGGATAAGCTCTTCCATTGGGAGTAAGATAGCTCACCTCAATTAGGAGTTTCAGATTTTACCTAAGGGAAAAATTCCCCAAGTCTCTAGTGTACCAAGCTGGGGATAGGAACACGATAAGAGATTGCCAACTTCCCTGCATATTGGCTTCTTTCCAGAATGTTTCTCTCCCTTCAGGACTTGAAGAGAAGATGGAAGCCAGAAAAGGCCAGGATCTCACTTCTCTTGCCATTTCAACCTGCCCCTTATGTAGGGACAGGGCATTGAATAATcagtctccaccaatgaggagacaGTCCTGTACAACTGACCTTTTAAGTAAGTACATGTGAAAATTCCAAAAATATTCTCATCTAGAAAAGCAGGGAGTGTGATAGAGCTACCTATTTCACAAGGTTATTTATTGAAAGCTTTTGGGAAATATCTAGATGACACCTCATTGAGTATGGTGAGAGTGTTGCATgagttccagatctatgattctatgtcttCTTGAGGACTGAGGGAcctctgtgtttttttcttaaaaaaaaaagtagtattttattttttccaattacaggtaaagacaatttttaacattcatttttacaaaattttgaattccaaatttttcgcCTCCATCCCCTGTACCCTTCCTAAAATagaaagcaattttatataggttatatatgtgcaatcatgtaaaatatttccatattagtcatgttgtgaaagaagaacaaaagaaaaaaacacaaaaaattaaagaaagtgaaaatagtatgctttgatctgcattcagactctatcagttctttttctggatgtggatagcattttccattgaatTCTTTGGAACTGTTTTGGAtaattgtgttgctgagaagagctaagtcattcatagttgatcatcatacaatattgctgttattgtgtacaatgttctcctggttctgctcatttcgctttacatcagttcatgtaagtctttccaggtttttctgaaatcattctgcttgtcatttctcataggacattagtattccattacatccatataccataacttgttcagccattccccaattgatgggcaccccctcaatttccattttttttgccactacagaaagaacagctataaatatttttttacatgtagatccttttccattttttataatctctttgggatacagacctagtagtggtactgctggatcaaagggtatgcacagtttgattgctctttgggcataattccaaattgttctccaggatgattggatcagttcacaactccactaagaGTGCATTAgtgagtgtcccaatttttccacatcctctccaacatttattattttccttttctggcatattagccaatctgataggtgtgaggtggtaccttggagtgtttcaatttgcatttctctaatcagcagagatttagagcatttttatatgactatagatagcttcaatttcttcttctgaaaactgcctgtacatatcctttgactatttctcaattggagaatgacttgtattcttataaatttggctcagttctctatatatttgagaaatgaggcctttatcagagacacttgctgtaaaaattgtttcctagctttctgttttccttcaaattgtgggtgcattggttttgtttgtgcaaaactttttaaaatttaatataatcaaagtttccattttatatctcataatgctttctatctcttattcGGCCAAAAATTCTTCTTTTCGCCATAGATTTGACAGAGGCTCtatcccttgctctcctaatttgctttatGTTTACATCATGTACCATTTTAACCTTTTCTTGGTGTATGTTAATCTAACCTAGTTCTGCCGTACTAttctccagtttttccagcagtttttgtcagacagtgagttcttatcacaGAAGATGgtgtctttggatttatcaaacactagatcacTGTAGTCTTTTAGTActatgtcttatgtacctaatctatttcactgatccaccattctatttcttagccagtaccaggtagttggGACGAATGccgctttataatacaatttgagatctggtgtggatagaccaccttcctttgcatttttgcattcattttttcattatttcctttggcgttcttgaccttttgttcttccagatgaattttgttattattcttttctagctctataaagcaaggtggtttttttttggtagttcgattggtatggcactgaataagtaaattaatttaggtagaattgtcatttttattatattgacttggcctactcatgagcaattggtatttttctaattgtttagatctgactttatttgtgtgaaaattgttttgtaattgtgtacatacagttcctgggtttgtctgggcaagtagactcccaagtattttatattgcctccagttattttaaatggaatttctctatctcttgccactggactttgttggtaatatatagaaatgttgatgacttagtgggtttattttatatcctgccactttgctaacGTTGCTAAttatttgaagtagttttttagttgattctctaggattctctaagtataccatcatctAATCTACAAAGAgttatggttttgtttcctcattgcctagtcgaattcaatttctttttcttctcttattgctatagctcacatttctagtacaatattgaataatagtggtgataatggggaTCCTTGCTTCTccactgatcttattgggaatgcttctagcttatccctattacagataatgcttgctgacagttttagatagatagtacttatcattttaaggaaagctccatttatccatttaaggaaagctcctagtgtttttaataggaatgcgtgttgtattttgccaaaagctttttctgcatctcttgagataatcatatgatttctgttggttttgttattggtcgattatgctgatagtttgcCTAATAATGGACCAGCCCTGCACTCCTAgtgtaaatcccacctggtcatagtgcataatccttatgatatattgctataatctcttggctagtattttatttaaaatttttgcatcagtattcattagggaaattggtctatagttttctttctctattttggctcttcctggtttaggtatcagaacCATGTTTgtgtcacaaaaggaatttggtaggactcttgcTTCCATGTTCTCTTGTAAACATCTTGTCTCCACACTAGCCCAGAATCCTTCTTGTCCATGACCTCTTTATAGCAGAATCATGAGTGAGGACTGAACAGCTGGACCCCTGAGTGGGTGAGGACTAGAGATCCAGATGCCTGGGTCCCTGACAGATTAGAGGGATTATGAGGCCCTCATGCTTCTTCATACCATCCAGCCTCTTTCTATGCAGGAGGAGAGAACTATTTCTCCCAGAAAGCCCTGAGGCAGTCTGGTCAATCCATAGATGTTCTTCCCCAGGGATGCAAGAGAGATTTCTGACCCTAGAGTTGGCCTAAAGTAGTCTCACTTTTTAGAGTTTTTGACAGTAAGCTGGGGTGGGAAATCTGAGCCCCTAAAGGTAGGGAATGGCAGTGGAATTTGTTTCCAATCTGTACTACCAACTTCTACCAGTTCCTCTGGAATTTCTGCCTTGGGGTACCTTAGACCCAGCTGATTGACTGGGACTCCTTGTAGGTAGCATACCCTGTGTTGTTtgcagagacaaaaagagaacaGAACCTCAAAGACAGAGacttaaagaaacaaagaaccaGGGAAACAGACAAGtgaaattcaaatcaattcaacaaacatttattaagtgcccacaatGTACCTTGAAATTCCCTGTGTTAAACttaagggatacaaagacaaaaaaacagaaTAGATCTTTTCCTCAGGGCCCTCTGAGCTCTGGGCTTCAATAGGCTAGGTCCAATCTTGGAGTCTTCTCCCCAAATATGTCAATATGTCTTTTGGTTCATATACTTCCACCCAGTGTTTACTCTAGAGAAGTTTCTACAAATTTAAGTATAGGATTCCCAGCTCCTATACAGTCACTCAAGGTAACAAGTACATATTGGAAAAAACATAGCTTTTCCCCCCAATCAttcaaaaagtgtttattaagtgcttactatgtgccagacattgtgctaagtattcgggataaaaaggcaaaaataaacccTACCttgaagttcacaatctaatgggagatgGTATATAAGTAAGTAcattctatctatttatctgtctgtctattagctatttatctatctatcatttatctctcCATTTATCATCATCTACCTAGAGAATAAGAATGGGAAGTAATCTCAATAAGGAAGGTACCAGTAGCAGGGAGgagctgggaaagacctcctGCAAAAGGTGGAATTTGACCTAAGTCTATAAAGGCAACTAGGAAAGTTAAAAGatggaggtaaagagggagatGATTACAAGCATGAGGGATAGTCAGTGAAAAGGTGTGGAGACTCAAGATGGAGTGTGTTTGAGGAGCAGCAAGTAAGCTAATGTAGTAGTTTTGTAGGGTTGGTGGGGTGATCTGTTTCCTCCAGAATTAATTAATCTTACAgattagaaagataggaagagtcTAGGTTTTTAAGAGCTTTAATtgacagaggactttatatttgatactggagataatagggaaccCCTACAGTTTTTAAAAGGCAACTAGGTTGCgtagtggatagaccactggacctggagttaggaacacctcaagttcaaatccagcctcagatacttggttgatgtgtagccctgggcaagtcacttaacctttgtctgcctcagtttccttatctgtaaaatgggaataacagcacctacctaaaaaatgagattatttgttgagctttttgcaaaccttaaaatgaggTATAAATGCTGGCTAGTACTATCATTACTATGTAGATAGGTATTATTGAGTATagggatagagatagataaaacatttagtaaatacttactatgttccaggtccTGTggtaagcacttgggatacaaatgcaagctGGAAGGACAGTGTCTACCCTCAATGAGTATTCTAAcattttgcattctaatggaagaagacaattcATAAAGAGGtattggaaagagaagagaagggtacATTTGTGACAGCCTGGTCTGGACATAGAGTGGGAATGAGGTGAAGTCTTGGATCCTGGAAAGATAAGGCAAAAAGCTACCTATTAGAACCCAGGGTGGTTCCAGGTGTGGAGTCCAATTTTCTAATGGGGAGGAGGTGTGAATGAAGGCTAGTGTGGAGTTAGTTTGGTCTGCAGCTGACCAAGGGCGATGTGGTTAGATCTATAGTTTAGgaaaaataactttggcagctgagCATCCAGAAGATGCAAAGGACTCACAGGAGCCCATAAAGATACACAGCAAacttataaaggaaataaaaagtcaCTCCTATGCTTCTCTTGGAGGAAAATTGAAGTTGAGCTTGTCAGAGTCCAGAGGAATAAGAGACCCAGATAGGAAAGAAAGTAGAGATGCAGAGAGTCTTGGTATCAAAGAAAAAGACTCCCAGATAGAGATGTTAAGAGGCACAGTTCTAAAGAGTCAGAGGCAGATATGGAGAAagatcaaagagagaaagaaccattaagagacagagactgacacAGACAGAGTCCCAAAGAGAGATTCAGGGACAGAAACAGAGGGGGAAGCTGGTAGAGACCAAGAAGAAAAGAGACCTGAGACTGACCCAATTCtggttttcctgtttcctttcaCAGCTACTCCTCACTGTCTAGGCTGTGTGGCCAGGATCTGTCTCTGGGCTCTCTAGGATCTTTCTCCTCTTAATTGACTCTGAAGCTGCCTGTTTTCTGGGGAAGAAAATGTTTTGTCTTCAACCTGAccctttgtcttttgttctcttaATTTCTTACCTTTGATTTGGCTTTCTACCTCCCCACCAACACCCTCAAGATGGCCAAGCAGGTTGTTACTGAATGTGAGTGCTTTCCTTTTTCTGGGACTTAATTAACTGAAGATCTCTGAGCCCTATTAGGAgtctgagatcctgtgatttaGACTAACTGTGTACCCTTGAATaaatctctgcttctctctggcCTTTTGTTcgcttctctataaaatggaggattCTCTTAagccttctcctggttctgagacGCTATCATTCTGGATTTGTTGTGCGACCCTGGGTGATGATCTCTGGGTAGAACCTTTAGACACTTGCTAGATTtgtaacactgggcaaatcacttaatgtctctatgcctcagtttgtaaaatgagattacaTTTGATGGCTACTAAGGtctcttcagctctaaatttgtgacaCTGTGAATAAGGTCATTGCTTCTCAAACTGGCTTCCAAGAATTCTGCAGTGCAATGCCATTATGGTCATTTGATGAGAGGCATATTTTCCCATCTGAAACACTCAATCTCCATTTGTTTTCAAgttagaaaaagaggagagagtggctcaAGCTCCCTCAGAGATCCAGGCATCTCCATCTCCAGTTCAGACCTCCCTAGAGCAGATGGGGGCTGACGTGGAGTTAGTTggacaggagaggaagaagaagaaaaagaagaactaAAAGGAGGAAGTCCATTGATATTGTCCCTAGATATTTGGGGGGTGAATAGGGGAtccaaaacaagaaagaaaatgtgaGTGCTGTTCAGACAGTGAAGGTGGATGAGGCGAGAAGGGAACAGACattaaatccctactatgtgtCCAGCACTGTGCTGTGTTTCTCAGACAGTGAAGGTGGATGAGacgggaagggaataaacatcagATCCCTACTATGTGTCCAGCACTGTGCTGTGCTGTTCAGACAATGAAGGTggataagaagggaagggaataagcattagaTCCCTGCTATGTGTCCAGCACTGTGTTGTGCTGCTCCGACAGTGAAGGTGGATGAgacaggaagggaataaacattaaaTCCCTACTATGTATCCAGCACTGTGCTGtgcacttttataaatattttctcagttgatcctcataacaaccttttgaggtaggtgctattattagccccagtTTACAATCGaggaactgagacagacaaagattaagtgacttgtcccagatcATGCAGCTCGTACGTGTcttaggtcaaatttgaactcaactcttccagactccaggtccagcactgacCACAGCATCACCTAGCTTCCCGAAACCAATTACTTCATCTTATGAAATCACTCCCCACCATTCCTCTCACCATTGTGGGCCCCAATTTCATGGGCTCTTAGAATTTCACAGCTGTATGGGAGCTTGACAACATGTAGTCCAAAATGATTTCTTCAGGAGAAATATTCATAGTTCTTCCAAATTACCCTCCCATGACCTggtctccagtttttttttttcccaattaggGTTAGAATCTCTTTGCacactccagtttgtcaatgtgtTTCACAAAATGTGATCCTGTAACTGGAAATAATCTTCCACCTAGTAGGTCAGAAAAGAGTGAAAACATTTCTGTCTGCACTTCTGTTCACCCAAGCTGAGATACCCACAGCTTTTTTTGGCTGCTATAGATAGGAGAGAGGGTCCCACCAGAGAGGGTCCCTGGATCTTTTAGCTTTTTCCTTTGCCTCATTCCTCAGGGAAGCAGAAGATCCTGGCAGATGAGTTGAGGACACCCATTCTTAATTCCCTCTAATACAAACTTATTCCAGATCTATCAGTAAGGagtcctgtttcaacaatccagctagcagctgctgtgggggtgtaaaaccaacaacaaccagttcacagaaTGCTGAAAGCCCAGgtctttttgatctgctttactaaggaaagtaacattaagagattaacaatcttactttaatccagcatacaaatatcatttacttagttcagggggaaaaaccagcaccctggattacagatcaaatacaatttgtagttatcaacatatGAGTGTTCAGCTGGcgagctcattacaatggctgacctagagtcatgcgccactcctgctgtggctcacaGCTCCAAGACAGAACACTAGCCTCtgagcttatatatcctgttcagggccccgagGGCCTGACCTCACCCAagctgggtgtggaaaagttccccacccccaatatcacatcagatacaaatcaatgactttcaatctctcagtgctgagaaatacaaaaacatcccactttatctgccctattcaaacaaaggccagaatcattaaaggtcaacagcaaaaagccccaccttaattattaTTACAAGTCCCCTCTTGTAGACAATGTTGAGCACTAGCTAGCTCTGTGCTTTGAGAAGTCTGTCCTTCATAAGCCTGGGAGGAAGTCAAAATGTCTCTGCTTCATGCCCTAAACACAAGGCGCTTTCATTGATGGCATTTCTTAAAACACCCAAGGGCTCATTGAACCAGAGCAGCTTGGCCCTTTTCCCCAAAGCCCCCAACTACCTAGGATTTACATGTAAACATCCCACTAATGTATGTCCACCTCCAATGGGTTTTAGGAACACATTAGTTTAGTAGCCCACCCTAGATAATCTCTATGCTCCCTTCTTCAGATCTGCCATGGTATGATTCTATGTAACCCACTCCATCGTGCAGATCCATTCCTGGGTGAGTTGCAGAGGGTGGGATGAGGTAGGTCATTAAGTTGAGGCCTCTGTCCTAAGATGTGGATAGATGGCCAGATTAGGAGAAATGGTTGTCTGCTGTCCCTCAAGCTCTACCTCCATAGAACATGGACCACAGTCAGACTCTGGGGTGAGAGCATGAAAAAAGAACTATGCTCAGTTCTTGAGCAGAGGTGACAGGTCAGCTGGGATCCCTATCCATTCAGGCAGGAAGGCAGCCTTAGGTTTAAAGATTTTGAGGAAGGGTGAGTCTGGAAGGGTGTAGTTGGCCAAATAGATCGTCTCACCCCCTGCCAGGTAGGCAGCCCAGATGCCAAAGGTGCCAATAGTCATGATGGTGTGGTTGCACTGGGTCAGCAGAGCAAAATCCTTCTCTGGAGAGCCCTCCACCCCATTCCCTGCGAATATCACATCTCCCTTTGTGGCATCAATGTTGTCCCGGCACCATGCCATCCCATTGCTGGTGACCACAAAGAGAGCATTACTGTAAcgggctctgaaccaattcatTGCTTGTTCCAAGTAGCCCTTGTCTGCTACCACACCCTTCCAGATCTTGGGCATGACACGAACATAGTCACCTCGGCGGACATGAACCCCCACAAAGGTGGCTGGTTTTTTCTGTATCCCCCATAGGTAGGCCTGAGCCTCCTTTCGGATATGGTCATGCAGGGAGAATTCACGACGGATCTCATCTCGGAGGTGGTGGTAGAAAGTCCAGGAACAGGGGTAGCCAGTAAGACGGACATAGGCACCATTGATATGGTGATATTCCTCTGACATCCAGTCATGTAGGGGGTAGTTACGCCAAGGTATATGCTTGGATACACTGGTTGGGAGAACAGGAAGAGTAATGCGGAAGATGGGAGCAAGGTAACGATGCATCTCAGGTGAGATGTAGGCCCGATGTCCATTGAGTTTTGCCAGGGCATAGAGAGTGGCATATTCACCCATCTGGTTTCCTAGACGGCCTATAGAATTCACAGTCCAGATGCCTTCAGGGTGGGAGATTATAGGGCCTAGGGTCTCAAGGGTTGGTAGCTGTTTCTGTGATTTGGACATCTTTGAGAGTCGAAGTTGAAGGTGAAAGACTGTTGAGGTCACaaaaatgaagaggaggaagtggagggttgggagggagaagagcaccAAGGGACCTGACATGactgagaggaggaaggaaaaaaggaaaaaagttagtAGAGTCATTTGGAGTTGGAGGGAGCTGGATATCTAGATAACTGGGAATGATGAAGGTAGACATTTGGGTCTCCTGGGGCTATAAGGAGCTATATTTCTGGGGCCAAgtgatacagtggacagagcactggaccttaagtcaggaagacctgagttcaaatacagccttagatactgataagctgtgtgaccctaagtaattcacttaacctctgtttgcctcagtttcctcatctgtaaaatgaaaataataatgggaCTTACCttcctagggtggttgtgaggatcaaatgaggtaatacttgtatttatttcatcatatttttttttacatttttaaatttaa from Trichosurus vulpecula isolate mTriVul1 chromosome 1, mTriVul1.pri, whole genome shotgun sequence includes:
- the LOC118834062 gene encoding galactoside alpha-(1,2)-fucosyltransferase 2-like; this translates as MSGPLVLFSLPTLHFLLFIFVTSTVFHLQLRLSKMSKSQKQLPTLETLGPIISHPEGIWTVNSIGRLGNQMGEYATLYALAKLNGHRAYISPEMHRYLAPIFRITLPVLPTSVSKHIPWRNYPLHDWMSEEYHHINGAYVRLTGYPCSWTFYHHLRDEIRREFSLHDHIRKEAQAYLWGIQKKPATFVGVHVRRGDYVRVMPKIWKGVVADKGYLEQAMNWFRARYSNALFVVTSNGMAWCRDNIDATKGDVIFAGNGVEGSPEKDFALLTQCNHTIMTIGTFGIWAAYLAGGETIYLANYTLPDSPFLKIFKPKAAFLPEWIGIPADLSPLLKN